From a region of the Archocentrus centrarchus isolate MPI-CPG fArcCen1 chromosome 18, fArcCen1, whole genome shotgun sequence genome:
- the tox4b gene encoding TOX high mobility group box family member 4b isoform X2 → MEFPGGSDNYLTISGSSHPFLSSSETFHTPSLGDEEFEIPPISLDPDSALSVSDVVSHFGELSETGPADSVVVPGNAVVEGDDPSFASTFVSAPSQGLEHLTLGVMTQSGGNTLLGSSLGMDLGHPIGSQFSSSSPVTIDVPLGDMGQGLLGSNQLTTIDQSELSAQLGLGLGGGNILQRPQSPENPLSATASPTSSLQDDDMDDFRRSVLVESPVSLAVSPGVISLDPSPSESPLSAPTSSVSSATGRKGGAGGGKKGKKKKDPNEPQKPVSAYALFFRDTQAAIKGQNPNATFGEVSKIVASMWDSLGEEQKQVYKRKNEAAKKDYLKALAEYRASLISQAPIEVMDTTPSPPPPAPAPMVTTTPAPTPITRPTRSQHYNPEENTITNICTSNIILDLPQVTTRSRTGAIKPQLAPASAAPNASTVTKIIIKQTPLPSGGVSVTATTASSPRQPPPLQQMQSTPPPPRLQQMVHAQAPPPLQAKPRGGGAAAAAIAPPPLKVVPSARQSDSSTPIIVTSSGEASTTVSTSSSALTVQVGHRAVMTAGEEVADAEEGMEVEVNVTPGPSVTPTASPTICVRAGCTNPAVESKDWDKEYCSNECVATHCRDVFMAWCAIRGQNSTTVT, encoded by the exons ATGGAG TTTCCCGGAGGCAGTGACAACTACCTGACGATTTCTGGATCCAGCCaccccttcctctcctcttcagaG ACGTTCCACACTCCCAGCCTGGGCGATGAGGAATTCGAGATCCCTCCCATCTCTCTGGACCCGGACTCTGCCCTCTCTGTGTCAGATGTCGTGTCCCATTTCGGGGAGCTGTCAGAAACTGGACCCGCTGACAGCGTCGTGGTACCCGGGAACGCTGTTGTCGAAGGCGATGACCCCTCCTTCGCATCCACTTTTGTCAGCGCTCCCAGCCAGGGGCTGGAGCACCTGACTCTTGGAGTCATGACCCAGTCAGGAGGAAATACTCTGTTAGGGTCGTCACTGGGAATG GATCTTGGTCATCCCATTGGCTCTCAGTTCAGCAGCTCGTCCCCAGTGACCATTGACGTCCCTCTAGGTGATATGGGCCAGGGTTTGTTGGGGTCCAACCAGCTCACCACTATAGACCAGTCAGAGCTCAGCGCTCAACTGGGGCTCGGCTTGGGAGGCGGGAACATACTGCAACGGCCGCAGTCGCCCGAGAACCCGCTGTCAGCTACAGCCTCGCCCACCAGCTCGCTCCAGGATGATGACATGGATGACTTTAGAAGG AGTGTCCTCGTGGAATCTCCGGTCTCTCTGGCCGTCTCCCCCGGAGTCATCTCCCTCGATCCCTCCCCGTCTGAATCCCCACTGTCTGCCCCgacctccagtgtctcctctgcAACGGGACGGAAAGGAGGGGCAGGAGGGGGGAAGaagggtaaaaagaaaaaggatccCAATGAGCCTCAGAAACCTGTGTCAGCCTACGCTTTGTTCTTTAGGGACACACAGGCAGCTATCAAGGGACAAAATCCCAACGCTACATTCGGAGAGGTTTCTAAGATAGTGGCATCAATGTGGGACAGTCTGGGAGAGGAACAGAAACAG gtttacaAGAGGAAAAATGAGGCAGCAAAGAAGGATTACTTGAAAGCGCTGGCAGAGTACAGGGCCAGCCTAATTTCTCAG GCTCCTATTGAAGTCATGGACACCACCCCATCGCCCCCACCTCCAGCCCCGGCTCCTATGGTCACAACCACGCCTGCCCCAACCCCGATCACCCGGCCCACCAGGTCGCAACACTACAACCCAGAGGAGAACACCATCACCAACATATGTACCTCCAACATCATCTTGGACCTGCCGCAGGTCACTACGCGGTCCCGCACCGGTGCCATCAAACCCCAACTTGCTCCTGCAAGCGCCGCCCCGAATgcttccactgtcaccaaaatCATCATCAAGCAGACGCCGCTGCCTTCCGGCGGCGTATCGGTCACAGCGACGACCGCCTCCTCGCCACGCCAGCCGCCGCCGCTGCAGCAGATGCAGAGcacccctcctccacctcgGCTGCAGCAGATGGTGCACGCCCAGGCTCCCCCGCCTCTGCAGGCCAAACCGCggggtggaggagcagcggcagCTGCCATCGCTCCACCGCCGCTTAAGGTCGTACCATCAGCGCGTCAGTCAGATTCAAGCACGCCGATCATTGTGACGTCATCAGGTGAAGCCTCCACGACAGTGTCCACCTCGTCCTCAGCTCTGACGGTGCAGGTGGGACACAGGGCCGTTATGACGGCCGGAGAGGAAGTGGCAGATGCTGAGGAAGGG ATGGAGGTGGAGGTTAATGTCACCCCCGGTCCGAGCGTGACCCCCACTGCCAGCCCGACCATTTGCGTGCGTGCGGGCTGCACAAATCCCGCCGTGGAGAGCAAAGACTGGGACAAGGAGTACTGTAGCAACGAGTGTGTCGCCACACACTGCAG AGACGTTTTCATGGCCTGGTGCGCCATCCGAGGGCAGAACTCCACCACGGTCACATAG
- the tox4b gene encoding TOX high mobility group box family member 4b isoform X1: MDLNFYSDLTDGTGQHDGDPEFLDPQSFNGFDSDNKFPGGSDNYLTISGSSHPFLSSSETFHTPSLGDEEFEIPPISLDPDSALSVSDVVSHFGELSETGPADSVVVPGNAVVEGDDPSFASTFVSAPSQGLEHLTLGVMTQSGGNTLLGSSLGMDLGHPIGSQFSSSSPVTIDVPLGDMGQGLLGSNQLTTIDQSELSAQLGLGLGGGNILQRPQSPENPLSATASPTSSLQDDDMDDFRRSVLVESPVSLAVSPGVISLDPSPSESPLSAPTSSVSSATGRKGGAGGGKKGKKKKDPNEPQKPVSAYALFFRDTQAAIKGQNPNATFGEVSKIVASMWDSLGEEQKQVYKRKNEAAKKDYLKALAEYRASLISQAPIEVMDTTPSPPPPAPAPMVTTTPAPTPITRPTRSQHYNPEENTITNICTSNIILDLPQVTTRSRTGAIKPQLAPASAAPNASTVTKIIIKQTPLPSGGVSVTATTASSPRQPPPLQQMQSTPPPPRLQQMVHAQAPPPLQAKPRGGGAAAAAIAPPPLKVVPSARQSDSSTPIIVTSSGEASTTVSTSSSALTVQVGHRAVMTAGEEVADAEEGMEVEVNVTPGPSVTPTASPTICVRAGCTNPAVESKDWDKEYCSNECVATHCRDVFMAWCAIRGQNSTTVT; encoded by the exons ATGGATCTGAATTTTTACTCGGATTTAACGGATGGTACCGGGCAGCACGACGGGGATCCGGAGTTCCTGGATCCGCAGTCTTTCAATGGATTTGACTCTGACAACAAG TTTCCCGGAGGCAGTGACAACTACCTGACGATTTCTGGATCCAGCCaccccttcctctcctcttcagaG ACGTTCCACACTCCCAGCCTGGGCGATGAGGAATTCGAGATCCCTCCCATCTCTCTGGACCCGGACTCTGCCCTCTCTGTGTCAGATGTCGTGTCCCATTTCGGGGAGCTGTCAGAAACTGGACCCGCTGACAGCGTCGTGGTACCCGGGAACGCTGTTGTCGAAGGCGATGACCCCTCCTTCGCATCCACTTTTGTCAGCGCTCCCAGCCAGGGGCTGGAGCACCTGACTCTTGGAGTCATGACCCAGTCAGGAGGAAATACTCTGTTAGGGTCGTCACTGGGAATG GATCTTGGTCATCCCATTGGCTCTCAGTTCAGCAGCTCGTCCCCAGTGACCATTGACGTCCCTCTAGGTGATATGGGCCAGGGTTTGTTGGGGTCCAACCAGCTCACCACTATAGACCAGTCAGAGCTCAGCGCTCAACTGGGGCTCGGCTTGGGAGGCGGGAACATACTGCAACGGCCGCAGTCGCCCGAGAACCCGCTGTCAGCTACAGCCTCGCCCACCAGCTCGCTCCAGGATGATGACATGGATGACTTTAGAAGG AGTGTCCTCGTGGAATCTCCGGTCTCTCTGGCCGTCTCCCCCGGAGTCATCTCCCTCGATCCCTCCCCGTCTGAATCCCCACTGTCTGCCCCgacctccagtgtctcctctgcAACGGGACGGAAAGGAGGGGCAGGAGGGGGGAAGaagggtaaaaagaaaaaggatccCAATGAGCCTCAGAAACCTGTGTCAGCCTACGCTTTGTTCTTTAGGGACACACAGGCAGCTATCAAGGGACAAAATCCCAACGCTACATTCGGAGAGGTTTCTAAGATAGTGGCATCAATGTGGGACAGTCTGGGAGAGGAACAGAAACAG gtttacaAGAGGAAAAATGAGGCAGCAAAGAAGGATTACTTGAAAGCGCTGGCAGAGTACAGGGCCAGCCTAATTTCTCAG GCTCCTATTGAAGTCATGGACACCACCCCATCGCCCCCACCTCCAGCCCCGGCTCCTATGGTCACAACCACGCCTGCCCCAACCCCGATCACCCGGCCCACCAGGTCGCAACACTACAACCCAGAGGAGAACACCATCACCAACATATGTACCTCCAACATCATCTTGGACCTGCCGCAGGTCACTACGCGGTCCCGCACCGGTGCCATCAAACCCCAACTTGCTCCTGCAAGCGCCGCCCCGAATgcttccactgtcaccaaaatCATCATCAAGCAGACGCCGCTGCCTTCCGGCGGCGTATCGGTCACAGCGACGACCGCCTCCTCGCCACGCCAGCCGCCGCCGCTGCAGCAGATGCAGAGcacccctcctccacctcgGCTGCAGCAGATGGTGCACGCCCAGGCTCCCCCGCCTCTGCAGGCCAAACCGCggggtggaggagcagcggcagCTGCCATCGCTCCACCGCCGCTTAAGGTCGTACCATCAGCGCGTCAGTCAGATTCAAGCACGCCGATCATTGTGACGTCATCAGGTGAAGCCTCCACGACAGTGTCCACCTCGTCCTCAGCTCTGACGGTGCAGGTGGGACACAGGGCCGTTATGACGGCCGGAGAGGAAGTGGCAGATGCTGAGGAAGGG ATGGAGGTGGAGGTTAATGTCACCCCCGGTCCGAGCGTGACCCCCACTGCCAGCCCGACCATTTGCGTGCGTGCGGGCTGCACAAATCCCGCCGTGGAGAGCAAAGACTGGGACAAGGAGTACTGTAGCAACGAGTGTGTCGCCACACACTGCAG AGACGTTTTCATGGCCTGGTGCGCCATCCGAGGGCAGAACTCCACCACGGTCACATAG